A window of Corvus cornix cornix isolate S_Up_H32 chromosome 4, ASM73873v5, whole genome shotgun sequence contains these coding sequences:
- the RNF24 gene encoding RING finger protein 24 isoform X1: MTPWIFTAGDRKVVPRRLSPHDMAGSLPMSSDFQHYSFRMPNIGFQNLPLNIYIVVFGTAIFVFILSLLFCCYLIRLRHQAHKELYAYKQVILKEKVKELNLHEICAVCLEEFKPKDELGICPCKHAFHRKCLIKWLEVRKVCPLCNMPVLQLAQLHGKPDPGPPQGPLPGSQNIV; the protein is encoded by the exons ATGACTCCCTGGATTTTCACCGCAGGGGACCGAAAGGTTGTCCCCAGGAGGTTGAGCCCCCATGATATGGCTGGCAG CCTACCCATGAGCTCGGACTTCCAGCATTACAGTTTCAGGATGCCGAACATCGGGTTCCAGAACCTTCCTCTCAACATATACATCGTGGTTTTTGGCACAGCCATCTTCGTCTTCATCCTCAGTTTGCTCTTCTGTTGCTACTTGATCAG GCTCAGGCATCAGGCACACAAAGAGCTTTACGCCTACAAACAG GTCATACTCAAGGAGAAGGTGAAGGAGCTGAACCTCCATGAG ATCTGTGCCGTGTGCCTGGAGGAGTTCAAGCCCAAGGACGAGCTGGGGATCTGTCCCTGCAAACATGCCTTCCACAGGAA GTGCCTCATCAAGTGGCTGGAGGTGCGGAAGGTGTGTCCCCTGTGTAACATGCCGGTGCTGCAGCTGGCGCAGCTGCACGGGAAGCCGGACCCGGGCCCGCCGCAGGGGCCGCTGCCCGGCTCGCAGAACATCGTATAG
- the RNF24 gene encoding RING finger protein 24 isoform X2 gives MSSDFQHYSFRMPNIGFQNLPLNIYIVVFGTAIFVFILSLLFCCYLIRLRHQAHKELYAYKQVILKEKVKELNLHEICAVCLEEFKPKDELGICPCKHAFHRKCLIKWLEVRKVCPLCNMPVLQLAQLHGKPDPGPPQGPLPGSQNIV, from the exons ATGAGCTCGGACTTCCAGCATTACAGTTTCAGGATGCCGAACATCGGGTTCCAGAACCTTCCTCTCAACATATACATCGTGGTTTTTGGCACAGCCATCTTCGTCTTCATCCTCAGTTTGCTCTTCTGTTGCTACTTGATCAG GCTCAGGCATCAGGCACACAAAGAGCTTTACGCCTACAAACAG GTCATACTCAAGGAGAAGGTGAAGGAGCTGAACCTCCATGAG ATCTGTGCCGTGTGCCTGGAGGAGTTCAAGCCCAAGGACGAGCTGGGGATCTGTCCCTGCAAACATGCCTTCCACAGGAA GTGCCTCATCAAGTGGCTGGAGGTGCGGAAGGTGTGTCCCCTGTGTAACATGCCGGTGCTGCAGCTGGCGCAGCTGCACGGGAAGCCGGACCCGGGCCCGCCGCAGGGGCCGCTGCCCGGCTCGCAGAACATCGTATAG